A region of Cellulophaga sp. RHA19 DNA encodes the following proteins:
- a CDS encoding patatin-like phospholipase family protein: MRALVISGGGSKGAFAGGVAQYLMEIENRKYDILVGTSTGSLLISHLALDNVGLLYDLYTNVNQRKIFSLNPFVVKRKGDREFVSINYFNVLLQFIKRKRTFGESRSLRSTIKKHFTISDYRQIIENTSKDVVVTVSNLSKNRVEYKSIRDFSYEEFCDWVWISCNYIPFMSLVKKDGYEYGDGGLGCVLPIREAIERGATEVDAIILESEKMEHNKVLGKNPFSLMLSIYGFVLDQIEHHDISEGVIYAKHKGVKLNLYYTPTKLTENSLVFNKKLMAQWWEQGFNYAEKKAAKFKKILQ; encoded by the coding sequence ATGAGAGCATTAGTAATAAGTGGTGGCGGTAGTAAAGGTGCATTTGCTGGTGGTGTAGCTCAGTATTTAATGGAAATTGAAAATAGAAAATACGATATTCTTGTAGGTACTTCTACAGGTAGTTTATTAATTTCTCATTTAGCATTAGACAATGTTGGTTTGCTGTATGATTTGTATACCAATGTAAATCAGCGTAAAATTTTTAGTTTAAATCCTTTTGTAGTTAAACGCAAAGGAGATAGGGAGTTTGTATCTATTAATTATTTTAATGTTTTATTACAGTTTATAAAGCGTAAAAGAACATTTGGAGAAAGTAGGTCTTTACGTTCTACAATAAAAAAACATTTTACAATATCAGACTATAGGCAAATTATAGAAAATACGTCTAAAGATGTAGTTGTTACAGTATCTAATTTATCTAAAAATAGAGTAGAGTATAAGTCTATTAGAGATTTTAGTTATGAAGAGTTTTGTGATTGGGTATGGATTTCTTGCAATTACATACCATTTATGTCTTTGGTAAAAAAAGATGGTTATGAGTATGGTGATGGCGGCTTAGGTTGTGTATTACCAATTAGAGAGGCTATAGAACGCGGTGCTACAGAGGTAGATGCTATAATTTTAGAGTCAGAAAAAATGGAGCATAATAAGGTTTTAGGAAAAAACCCTTTTTCTTTAATGCTAAGTATTTACGGTTTTGTTTTAGACCAAATAGAGCATCATGACATTTCTGAAGGTGTAATTTACGCAAAGCACAAAGGTGTTAAATTAAATTTATACTACACACCAACTAAATTAACAGAAAACTCATTGGTGTTTAATAAAAAGCTAATGGCACAATGGTGGGAGCAAGGGTTTAACTATGCCGAAAAGAAAGCAGCAAAATTTAAAAAAATCTTACAATAG
- a CDS encoding patatin-like phospholipase family protein, with product MRAMVISGGGSKGAFAGGVAQYLIQDAMHKYNMFIGTSTGSLLISHLALQKIDKIKQIYTSVNQQDIFSSCPYTISKKHGIETIGINHFRVLKNILRGSKTFGESYSLLKLIKKSITEQEFYQLKKNNTEIVVTVANLSLNKVEYKSIKDCTYNEFCEWVWISCNYTPFMSLVKKNGCEYADGGLGSMVPIEEAIKRGATIVDAIVLQTETNLFNRMPSKNAFSLLTNMFAFMADRIEQQNIRIGKYVANHNNAIINFYYTPTILTTNSLIFEEKKMTTWWKSGYDFAKNKNTETNHIDIE from the coding sequence ATGCGTGCAATGGTAATTTCTGGTGGTGGTAGCAAAGGCGCTTTTGCAGGTGGTGTTGCACAATACTTAATACAAGATGCTATGCATAAGTACAATATGTTTATTGGTACATCTACAGGGAGTTTACTTATTTCTCATTTAGCATTGCAAAAAATTGATAAAATAAAGCAAATTTATACGTCTGTTAATCAACAGGATATTTTTAGTTCTTGTCCGTATACTATTTCAAAAAAACACGGTATAGAAACCATTGGTATTAATCATTTTAGAGTCTTAAAAAATATACTACGTGGTAGTAAAACTTTTGGTGAGAGCTATAGCCTTTTAAAATTGATAAAAAAATCTATTACGGAGCAAGAGTTTTATCAACTTAAAAAAAATAATACAGAAATTGTTGTTACTGTTGCCAACCTGTCTTTAAATAAAGTAGAGTATAAATCTATAAAAGATTGTACTTATAATGAGTTTTGTGAGTGGGTATGGATTTCTTGTAACTATACGCCTTTTATGAGCTTAGTTAAAAAAAATGGTTGTGAATATGCAGATGGTGGTTTAGGTAGTATGGTACCAATTGAAGAAGCTATTAAAAGAGGAGCAACCATTGTAGATGCTATTGTTTTACAAACAGAAACTAATTTATTTAATAGAATGCCATCTAAAAACGCATTCTCTTTATTAACAAATATGTTTGCTTTTATGGCAGATAGGATAGAGCAACAAAACATACGTATAGGTAAATATGTGGCCAATCATAATAACGCAATTATTAACTTTTACTATACTCCTACAATTTTAACTACAAATTCTCTTATTTTTGAAGAGAAAAAAATGACTACTTGGTGGAAGAGTGGTTATGATTTTGCAAAAAACAAGAATACAGAAACAAACCATATAGATATAGAATGA
- a CDS encoding M1 family metallopeptidase, whose protein sequence is MMIFFRYFSLLFICAQCLVLQAQEQSKVDFLTADIDVQPNVQTKMISGTVNYVFTTLAAVDSVFLDAKKMNFTKVLLNNRRVKFTINDSKITIFKKLKKNKKYTLKLVYSAKPKQALYFFGWNNSDDENNQIWTQGQGKYTSNWLPSFDDMNEKVVFNLNITFNKNYQVIANGKLKNTSVKDTLKRWQYGMNNPMSSYLLAFAIGKYTVHKQISDSGVPLKLYYYPKDSVKVEPTYRYSKAIFNFLEQEIGVAYPWQVYKQVPVRDFLYAGMENTTTTIFSDAYVVDSIAYNDKNYINVNAHELAHQWFGDLVTEVDSKSHWLHEGFATYYAYLAEKKVLGEEHFNWKLFATSLQLDKFSRENGGEALLNPKASSLTFYEKGAWALHALVHKVGKDAFNKGVKSYLQKYKYKNVKVTDFISSIEEASGVSLQDYKLNWLTAKEFPISKAKSILKKSSSSIATFYKLQKELTVSKEQNSIIIDRYWGKTTSTQLKKYIVEFYYKSLSSKIKTEILNSTDVTLRQTLLLNTQKLLGEDVTYFESFLTDKSYTTIENALYKLWIYNLAKRATYLNKTKGVIGFSNKNVRQLWLALAIMTKEYDVNYKNDYLKELQGYTNNSEYFETRQLAFSYLNDLFYLDETNLVDLIYATNHPVWQFKKFARNMVDDLIQKKEYKKLFVALEAKVSKSNFNYVKSKL, encoded by the coding sequence ATGATGATTTTTTTTAGATACTTTTCTTTACTTTTTATATGCGCACAATGTCTTGTTTTACAGGCACAAGAGCAGTCAAAAGTTGACTTTTTAACAGCAGATATAGATGTACAACCAAATGTACAAACAAAAATGATTAGTGGTACTGTTAACTATGTTTTTACTACGTTGGCAGCAGTAGATTCGGTTTTTTTAGATGCTAAAAAAATGAATTTCACAAAAGTTTTACTTAATAATAGGCGTGTAAAATTTACTATTAATGATAGTAAAATTACAATTTTTAAGAAACTAAAAAAGAATAAGAAATATACCTTAAAATTAGTTTACAGTGCAAAGCCAAAGCAAGCGTTGTACTTTTTTGGTTGGAATAATAGTGATGATGAAAACAATCAAATTTGGACACAAGGACAAGGAAAATATACTAGTAATTGGTTACCGAGTTTTGATGATATGAACGAGAAAGTTGTTTTTAATTTAAATATCACTTTCAATAAAAACTATCAAGTAATTGCTAACGGAAAACTTAAAAATACGAGTGTAAAAGATACTTTAAAAAGGTGGCAGTACGGTATGAATAATCCAATGTCTAGTTATTTATTGGCCTTTGCAATTGGTAAGTACACTGTACATAAACAAATTTCTGACTCTGGTGTACCACTAAAGCTGTATTATTACCCAAAAGATTCTGTAAAAGTAGAGCCAACATATAGGTATAGCAAAGCTATTTTTAATTTTTTAGAACAAGAAATTGGTGTAGCATATCCATGGCAAGTTTACAAGCAGGTACCAGTACGAGACTTTTTGTACGCAGGTATGGAAAACACAACAACAACTATTTTTTCTGATGCTTATGTTGTAGATTCTATTGCTTATAATGATAAAAATTATATAAATGTAAATGCACATGAATTGGCTCACCAATGGTTTGGAGACTTAGTTACAGAAGTAGATAGTAAAAGTCATTGGTTACATGAGGGTTTTGCAACTTACTATGCGTATTTAGCAGAAAAAAAAGTATTAGGCGAAGAGCATTTTAATTGGAAACTATTTGCTACAAGCTTACAACTAGATAAATTTAGTAGGGAAAACGGAGGCGAAGCTTTGTTAAACCCAAAAGCTAGTAGTTTAACTTTTTATGAAAAAGGAGCTTGGGCTCTACACGCATTAGTACACAAGGTTGGTAAAGATGCTTTTAATAAAGGAGTTAAAAGTTACTTACAAAAGTATAAGTATAAAAATGTTAAAGTAACAGATTTTATATCTAGTATAGAAGAGGCTAGTGGTGTTAGTTTACAGGATTATAAATTAAACTGGTTAACAGCAAAAGAATTTCCTATAAGTAAGGCTAAGTCAATTTTAAAAAAATCTTCTTCATCAATAGCAACGTTTTATAAATTGCAAAAAGAGCTTACTGTTAGTAAAGAGCAAAATAGTATAATTATAGACAGGTATTGGGGTAAAACAACATCAACCCAACTAAAAAAATACATTGTAGAATTTTATTATAAGTCATTATCTTCTAAAATTAAAACTGAAATTTTAAATTCTACTGATGTAACATTAAGACAAACTTTATTATTAAATACACAAAAGTTATTAGGTGAAGATGTTACTTATTTTGAATCTTTTTTAACCGATAAAAGTTATACTACAATAGAAAATGCACTGTATAAATTATGGATATATAACCTTGCTAAAAGAGCTACATATTTAAATAAAACAAAAGGTGTTATAGGTTTTTCTAACAAAAACGTTAGACAATTGTGGTTAGCATTGGCTATTATGACAAAGGAATATGATGTAAATTATAAAAATGATTACCTAAAAGAGTTACAAGGATATACAAATAATAGCGAGTATTTTGAAACTAGACAACTAGCTTTTTCTTATTTAAATGATTTGTTTTATTTAGATGAAACTAATTTAGTAGATTTAATATATGCTACAAACCACCCAGTATGGCAGTTTAAAAAGTTTGCTAGAAATATGGTTGATGATTTAATACAAAAAAAAGAATATAAAAAGCTTTTTGTAGCTTTAGAAGCAAAGGTTTCTAAGTCTAATTTTAACTATGTAAAAAGTAAGTTGTAA
- the recG gene encoding ATP-dependent DNA helicase RecG has translation MNPNYLQTPIAYLKGVGPSRAQTLQGELGVYTYQDLLNLFPNRYLDKTQFYKINLLQRNSAEVQVIGKIIHLKEIGQKRGKRLVATFVDDTGKMELVWFRGQKWIKENIKLNVPYVIYGKTNWFNGTFSMPHPEMELLEDHKKGLKVSMQPIYPSTEKLTNKGITNKVTSKLLQQLFLDTKARFAETLPNYLLNELKLIGKSDALLNIHFPKSQEELAKAQFRLKFEELFYIQMQLIAKKMVRKNKIKGFPFNAVGTYFGDFYNNHLPFELTNAQKRVIKEIRADLGSNAQMNRLLQGDVGSGKTIVALMTMLLALDNNFQACLMAPTEILATQHYHGITELLQGLDIKVSLLTGSVKKSARRIIHKELESGELHILIGTHALLEDKVQYKNLGLAIIDEQHRFGVAQRAKLWRKNTMPPHILVMTATPIPRTLAMSLYGDLDISVIDELPPGRKPIKTVHRFDSNRLKVFSFLKDEINLGRQVYVVYPLIKESEALDYKDLMDGYESIARDFPAPKYQISIVHGQMKPDDKEFEMQRFIKGETQIMVATTVIEVGVNVPNASVMIIESAERFGLSQLHQLRGRVGRGADQSYCILMTSHKLSEDAKTRLETMVRTNDGFEIAEVDLKLRGPGDIMGTQQSGVLNLKIADIIKDNDILQTARHYAIKILKEDPSLSNPNNSVVSEAYAQLIKHKNIWTYIS, from the coding sequence ATGAATCCTAATTATTTACAAACTCCTATTGCATACCTAAAAGGTGTTGGTCCTAGTAGAGCTCAAACTTTACAAGGAGAGTTAGGTGTGTATACCTATCAGGATTTATTAAACCTTTTTCCTAACAGATATTTAGATAAAACCCAGTTTTACAAAATAAATTTATTACAGCGTAATAGCGCAGAAGTACAAGTAATTGGTAAAATAATACACTTAAAAGAAATTGGTCAAAAAAGAGGAAAAAGACTAGTTGCAACCTTTGTAGATGACACCGGAAAAATGGAACTTGTGTGGTTTAGAGGTCAAAAATGGATTAAAGAAAATATTAAACTAAATGTGCCGTATGTTATTTACGGTAAAACAAATTGGTTTAACGGTACATTTTCTATGCCTCACCCAGAAATGGAACTACTAGAAGACCATAAAAAAGGGCTTAAAGTTAGTATGCAACCTATTTACCCGTCTACAGAAAAACTAACAAATAAAGGCATTACTAATAAGGTTACAAGTAAATTACTACAGCAACTATTTTTAGATACAAAAGCAAGGTTTGCAGAGACCTTACCTAATTATTTATTAAATGAATTAAAGTTAATTGGTAAGAGTGATGCACTACTAAACATACATTTTCCTAAAAGTCAAGAAGAATTAGCAAAAGCACAATTTAGACTTAAGTTTGAAGAATTGTTTTACATACAAATGCAGCTTATTGCTAAAAAAATGGTTCGTAAAAACAAAATTAAAGGCTTTCCTTTTAATGCTGTTGGCACCTATTTTGGTGATTTTTATAACAACCACTTACCATTTGAGCTTACAAACGCTCAAAAACGTGTAATAAAAGAAATTAGAGCAGATTTGGGTAGTAATGCACAAATGAACAGGCTTTTGCAAGGAGACGTTGGCTCTGGTAAAACTATTGTTGCTCTAATGACTATGTTGTTGGCTTTAGATAACAATTTTCAGGCGTGTTTAATGGCTCCTACAGAAATTTTAGCAACCCAACATTACCACGGAATAACAGAGTTGTTACAAGGTTTAGACATTAAAGTATCTTTACTAACAGGTTCTGTAAAAAAATCGGCAAGAAGAATTATTCATAAAGAATTAGAAAGTGGTGAATTACACATATTAATAGGTACGCACGCACTTTTAGAAGATAAAGTGCAATATAAAAATCTAGGGTTAGCAATTATAGACGAGCAACACAGATTTGGAGTGGCACAACGCGCTAAACTATGGCGTAAAAATACGATGCCACCACATATTTTGGTTATGACAGCTACACCTATTCCTAGGACTTTAGCTATGAGTTTATACGGTGATTTAGATATTTCTGTTATAGACGAACTACCACCAGGTCGTAAACCAATTAAAACTGTGCATAGGTTTGACTCCAACCGATTAAAAGTATTTAGTTTTTTAAAGGACGAAATAAATTTAGGCAGGCAAGTATATGTTGTATACCCATTAATTAAAGAATCTGAAGCTTTAGATTACAAAGACTTAATGGATGGTTACGAGAGTATTGCAAGAGATTTTCCTGCTCCAAAATATCAAATATCTATTGTACACGGCCAAATGAAACCAGATGACAAAGAGTTTGAAATGCAACGCTTTATTAAAGGAGAAACTCAAATAATGGTTGCCACAACTGTAATAGAGGTTGGTGTAAACGTGCCCAATGCATCTGTAATGATTATAGAAAGTGCAGAACGTTTTGGCTTATCTCAACTACACCAATTGCGCGGTAGAGTTGGTAGAGGTGCAGACCAAAGTTATTGTATTTTAATGACTAGTCATAAACTATCTGAAGATGCAAAAACAAGACTAGAAACTATGGTGCGCACCAATGATGGTTTTGAAATTGCAGAGGTAGATTTAAAACTTCGCGGTCCTGGAGATATTATGGGTACACAACAAAGTGGAGTTTTAAACCTTAAAATAGCAGATATTATTAAAGACAACGACATTTTACAAACGGCTAGGCATTATGCTATTAAAATTTTAAAAGAAGACCCAAGTCTTAGCAACCCCAATAATTCCGTGGTTTCTGAAGCTTATGCACAACTTATAAAGCATAAAAACATATGGACTTACATAAGTTGA